Below is a window of Anaerobranca californiensis DSM 14826 DNA.
GTTCAATAACTTTTATTAAATTTTCTTCATTAACCCTTATCTTCCCATCAGGTAAGTCCATAACCACCCTTTGACACCCTAAAATTTCCGCCGCTTTTTTACCTTCTTTTTTTCTAATTTCCGGAGTTCCATTGGTCCCCATTTCACCCATTGTTAAGTCTACTATCATCCTTTTAATATCTGAACCTTTATATTTCCCTAAAATTCCTCCCACACCAATTTCCACATCATCGGGATGGGCACCGATTGCCATTATATCTATCACAAAAAATCCCACCTTTCCTTGATTTTTCTTATAACTCAATATATTGTAATTTAAAGTTTTCTAACTGGATACTTTCAGTAATTTTCCCTATTAAAACAGGATAATATTTTATTAGAAAATAAAAGGGGCTAACGATTCTCTGCTGCTCAATACCGTAGGGATAACAGTTTTTTTGGACTTTCTCTATATTTTGGAGTAACCTTTGATACTTGTCTTTATGGGCATTATAGGTTTTGTTTTGTAAAAAATCAATTTGCTTGACAATCAACTGTCGATTTTTATCTCCAAGTGTGGATAACTGGGGATTTATTGTTGATATTTTGTCGATAAGTCTGTTATATCGGTGGATAATGTCGGTTTTAAATCCTTCAAAATCCCTTTCTAATCCTTCCCAAAGGTCATTGTGGATAACTTCCCTTTTAAAGCCTTCAAGGTTGTGGATATGTGGATAATCCAGTGAATATCTTTCTAAAAATTTCTTGACATGGGGTTCTATAAGTAAAAAACTCTGTCTAGGGTAAATAACCGGTAAGTTATAACCAGTTAACATTTTGTACATATCTTTGATTTGAGCTAAATAATTTACTTCTCCCGGCCCTGCCACATAGGCTAAGGTAGGAAAAACCACATCTTGAATTACTGGTCTTAAAAAAACATTAGGGCTTATTAACCCACCATCGATATATCCAATTATTTCTCCTTCACCTAAAACTTCCCCTGTTTTAATTAAAAAACCTTCTTTATCCTTTTTTAATTTATATCTATAATTATCCTTTAATATAAAGAGGTTGGTTTCGGTGTTATAATCCACGGGGTTTTGCAAAGAATAACCTAAACTTAAGATATTATTATTTGTCTTTTTTAGTTCCTCCATTAACCTATCTCTATTTATCAACATTTCCTTAAAGATCCCTTTACCCTCACTTTTAATAACCTTTGCCTTGGAATCTACTAAAACTATACCGGTTCCTGCCAACAGTTTAGTAATTAACTTAGCAAACCAATTACTGTAATTTTTATCAAAGGTCTCTTCCAAAAACCCTATAATTTCTGGTAAATATTCGGTGGAAAAACCTAAATTTTGAATAAAAGAAATCAATCCATTAAAATCTTCTGTAGATATTTCCCTATAAAAAGCAGGGAAATCATTCCCTTGCCCCTCTATAATAAATTTTTTAGGGTTTCCTTCTCTATCTAAAAAGGTGGTATTATTTATTTCTAACCAGTCATGATCTTCATCAGCTACCCAAAAAATTGGTACTACAGGTTCCCCTGTATCAATAGCTAATTTTCCCGCTAACTTAACAGCCGTTAAAGCTTTATAGATTGTGTACAGAGGACCCCCTAATAAACCACATTGCTGTCCTGTTACTACAACCTTTGCCCCAGATTGTAATTTTTCAATATTTTTCAATGTTTTTTCACTACAGTTTAAACTGCTATTATATTCCTTTAAATATTGACAAAGTTTTGTTGATACCCTTTTATCCTTTATTTCAGCCATTCTTTCCTTTAAACCTTGGAGGCTAGGGGGATAAGGAAATAATGACAGGACCTTAGGATCCAGTTCTATGTAATTTTGGTATATATTTTCCATTTTAACACCCCTTAAAGTAAAAACTTTTAAGTTAAACCCTATGGATCTTTAAAAGTAAAGTATCCATAGGGTTAATTATCTAGTACCTTATGATTCTCTCATCAATTTCTCCAATAGTACCACAGCCTGTTAAAATCATTCCTCCATATAACTGACTTTGGATTGTTTTATAATATTCCTCTACCCCTTGAGCTCCTCCACCAAAGGCTTGAATGACAAAGGGACGGCCAATTAACACACAGTCGGCACCTAAAGCTAACATTTTTAAAACATCCGTTCCCGTTCTTATACCACCATCAGCAAAAATGGTTATTTTCCCTTTTACCTTCTTTGCTATCTCTGGCAGCACTTCTGCAGCCCCTGGGCAGCTATCTAATACTCTGCCGCCATGGTTAGATACGACAATGGCAGCTGCTCCAATTTCCACCGCCAGTTCTGCCTCATCGGCGGTCATTATCCCCTTTAAAATAAAGGGAAGATGGGTAGATTGAACTAATTCCTTAAGTTCTCCCACAGTTTTAGGTCCTACCGGTTGACCTTTTAGTGCCATTGTTACTAAACCAGCCCCATCGATATCTACACCAATGGCTACTGCCCCTGCCTTTTCCCCTTCTTTAATTCTAGATATAATTTCCTGTTGTGAACGGGGTTTAATGATGGGAATACCACCACCGAATTCTCTGATAGCTTCAAGACCGGAATTATACATAGTTGGATCCGCTCCATCACCGGTCATAGCTAGAGAACCGGCCTTTAAGCTTCCCTCCACTAAATATGAAACAAATTCCTTTTCCCCTACTTTCCCTCCCATGTTATAGGTAGTTCCTGTCATAGGGCCTACCATTACAGGAAGGGAAATTTTTCTACCGAAAATAGTTGTAGAAGTGTCAGGATCTTTTTTATCATGGATAGTCCTCATGTTGAGCTTAACCTTTCCTAGACTTTCTAAATTAGCCCAAAAGGAACTGCCACTACCGACACCACCCATACCTGGTACTTGGCCTTTACATGCCCTGCCATCACAAACAGGA
It encodes the following:
- the bshC gene encoding bacillithiol biosynthesis cysteine-adding enzyme BshC produces the protein MENIYQNYIELDPKVLSLFPYPPSLQGLKERMAEIKDKRVSTKLCQYLKEYNSSLNCSEKTLKNIEKLQSGAKVVVTGQQCGLLGGPLYTIYKALTAVKLAGKLAIDTGEPVVPIFWVADEDHDWLEINNTTFLDREGNPKKFIIEGQGNDFPAFYREISTEDFNGLISFIQNLGFSTEYLPEIIGFLEETFDKNYSNWFAKLITKLLAGTGIVLVDSKAKVIKSEGKGIFKEMLINRDRLMEELKKTNNNILSLGYSLQNPVDYNTETNLFILKDNYRYKLKKDKEGFLIKTGEVLGEGEIIGYIDGGLISPNVFLRPVIQDVVFPTLAYVAGPGEVNYLAQIKDMYKMLTGYNLPVIYPRQSFLLIEPHVKKFLERYSLDYPHIHNLEGFKREVIHNDLWEGLERDFEGFKTDIIHRYNRLIDKISTINPQLSTLGDKNRQLIVKQIDFLQNKTYNAHKDKYQRLLQNIEKVQKNCYPYGIEQQRIVSPFYFLIKYYPVLIGKITESIQLENFKLQYIEL
- a CDS encoding alpha-hydroxy-acid oxidizing protein, with translation MPTEIRKKARELMTGYCKVCPVCDGRACKGQVPGMGGVGSGSSFWANLESLGKVKLNMRTIHDKKDPDTSTTIFGRKISLPVMVGPMTGTTYNMGGKVGEKEFVSYLVEGSLKAGSLAMTGDGADPTMYNSGLEAIREFGGGIPIIKPRSQQEIISRIKEGEKAGAVAIGVDIDGAGLVTMALKGQPVGPKTVGELKELVQSTHLPFILKGIMTADEAELAVEIGAAAIVVSNHGGRVLDSCPGAAEVLPEIAKKVKGKITIFADGGIRTGTDVLKMLALGADCVLIGRPFVIQAFGGGAQGVEEYYKTIQSQLYGGMILTGCGTIGEIDERIIRY